One Mycoplasmopsis caviae DNA segment encodes these proteins:
- the plsX gene encoding phosphate acyltransferase PlsX, whose translation MYKIAFDINGNDNGINSALAATKLFLNTNKDYSIILVGPKDEIEKYYGKNMPNNIEIIDNSKLASDVKNIRQSLREDTSMNVAIDLVANKKADAVLSSGDSGTYLAAATFKIKRLEGISRAAFMPMMPTITGRKFMLLDVGANLETTSDYLIEWTKIANSFARVLLKNLTPRCALINIGSEDYKGIDIIKEANIKLKEQNKINYIGFQEPRDLLNGVCEVAVIDGYAGNLILKSLEGAILSFKSLLTSKIKLKPIRKLGYLLAKGAFRDVAETLDYRNVGAAWIAGVNGVVIKSHGSSDEKAYFGALNQIKLALDNNILSEVKKDLNISES comes from the coding sequence ATGTACAAGATCGCATTTGATATTAACGGGAACGACAACGGCATCAATTCAGCTTTAGCAGCAACTAAATTATTTTTAAATACAAACAAAGACTATTCAATCATTTTAGTTGGTCCTAAGGATGAAATTGAAAAATATTATGGCAAAAATATGCCAAATAATATCGAAATAATAGACAATTCAAAACTTGCAAGCGATGTTAAAAACATTCGCCAATCTTTAAGAGAAGATACATCAATGAATGTTGCAATAGATTTAGTTGCAAACAAGAAAGCTGATGCAGTGCTCTCTTCAGGCGACTCAGGTACCTATTTAGCAGCAGCAACATTTAAAATTAAAAGATTGGAAGGAATTTCAAGAGCTGCATTTATGCCAATGATGCCAACAATAACAGGACGTAAATTTATGCTCTTAGATGTTGGTGCTAATTTAGAAACAACAAGTGATTATTTAATTGAATGAACTAAAATTGCTAATTCATTTGCTAGAGTTTTGCTAAAAAATTTAACCCCTAGATGTGCCTTAATTAACATCGGATCGGAAGACTATAAAGGAATTGACATTATTAAGGAAGCAAATATTAAATTAAAAGAACAAAATAAGATAAATTACATTGGTTTTCAAGAACCACGCGATTTATTGAATGGCGTTTGTGAAGTGGCTGTTATTGATGGATATGCTGGTAATTTAATCCTCAAGAGCCTTGAAGGAGCTATTTTAAGTTTTAAGAGTTTACTAACTAGTAAAATTAAGCTTAAACCTATTAGAAAACTTGGATATTTATTAGCAAAAGGCGCTTTTAGAGATGTGGCTGAAACTCTTGATTATCGAAATGTTGGAGCTGCATGAATAGCAGGTGTTAATGGTGTTGTCATTAAAAGCCACGGAAGTAGTGATGAAAAAGCTTATTTTGGAGCACTAAATCAAATTAAATTAGCACTAGACAATAATATTTT